One Flagellimonas sp. CMM7 genomic region harbors:
- a CDS encoding DASS family sodium-coupled anion symporter has product MSKKVGLIAGPIVFLILSNLPFDIVSQKGDPVIAVAVWMLIWWITEAVSISVTALLPLLLFPLLKILPIAEVGANYGSPIVFLFFGGFVMALALEKVNLHKRIALNIIRLTGTTPNKVILGFMIATASLSMWISNTASTVVMLPIALSVINLLVDDEDGFTKNDQNFALSVMLGIAFSANAGGIATVIGTPPNSILIGLLENEYNTQISFLKWMTLGLPFSIIMIGISYLVLVKWMFPNRDLKFNASKEVIHDELQKLGPTSKKEKMVLVIFGITVFLWIFRTLINNLFPGLGLTDTMISIFAAITLFAVPYNLKKGDFIIQWRDTSQLAWGILILFGGGLALAKGMSSSGIVDMVATAIASSDISILLTASLLILLMLFMTELMSNVALVAVLAPVVAGIAIGLEIPILYLLIPVTIASSCAFMLPMATPPNAIVFASGYVKVPQMAKVGIILNLISVALLILVFQFVIPLLF; this is encoded by the coding sequence TTGAGTAAAAAAGTAGGCCTTATTGCTGGCCCCATTGTCTTTCTTATTTTAAGCAATTTACCGTTTGACATTGTCTCTCAAAAAGGTGACCCTGTTATTGCAGTAGCGGTCTGGATGTTAATTTGGTGGATAACTGAAGCTGTTTCCATTTCAGTGACCGCACTTTTACCTTTATTGCTTTTTCCATTACTCAAAATATTACCCATTGCCGAAGTAGGTGCCAATTATGGAAGTCCCATTGTTTTTCTATTCTTTGGCGGGTTTGTAATGGCTTTGGCGCTTGAAAAAGTAAACCTACACAAGCGCATAGCATTAAATATTATACGTTTAACAGGCACCACACCAAATAAAGTGATTCTTGGTTTTATGATTGCCACAGCATCATTGAGCATGTGGATAAGCAATACGGCCAGTACCGTGGTAATGCTGCCCATTGCTCTTTCTGTAATCAATTTGTTGGTTGATGATGAAGATGGTTTTACTAAAAACGATCAGAATTTTGCTTTAAGTGTTATGTTGGGCATTGCTTTCTCCGCAAACGCGGGAGGAATAGCAACCGTGATCGGCACTCCGCCAAATTCTATCCTCATTGGGCTTTTGGAAAATGAATATAATACCCAGATTTCTTTTTTAAAATGGATGACACTTGGGTTGCCTTTTTCCATAATCATGATTGGCATCAGTTATTTGGTCTTGGTAAAATGGATGTTTCCAAACCGGGATTTAAAATTTAATGCATCCAAGGAAGTAATCCATGATGAACTTCAAAAGTTAGGCCCAACTTCTAAAAAAGAAAAAATGGTCTTGGTCATTTTTGGTATTACCGTCTTCTTATGGATTTTTAGGACATTGATCAATAACTTATTCCCTGGTCTTGGTCTTACAGATACAATGATCAGTATTTTTGCCGCAATAACTCTTTTTGCTGTTCCTTATAACTTGAAAAAAGGAGATTTTATAATCCAATGGAGGGATACCTCTCAACTTGCTTGGGGTATTTTAATACTGTTTGGAGGAGGACTTGCATTGGCAAAAGGAATGTCATCCAGTGGGATTGTAGATATGGTGGCAACCGCAATTGCCAGTAGTGATATCAGTATTCTTTTGACTGCATCACTTTTAATTCTGTTGATGCTATTTATGACAGAGCTCATGAGCAATGTGGCACTGGTTGCTGTCTTGGCACCTGTTGTGGCAGGAATAGCCATTGGTCTTGAAATTCCGATACTTTATTTATTAATTCCAGTTACCATTGCGAGTAGTTGTGCCTTTATGTTGCCCATGGCCACACCGCCCAATGCAATAGTCTTTGCTAGCGGGTATGTAAAGGTTCCTCAAATGGCCAAAGTAGGCATTATTCTGAACCTTATCTCCGTAGCACTTTTAATTCTGGTCTTTCAGTTTGTGATACCACTATTATTCTAA
- a CDS encoding AraC family transcriptional regulator gives MKDNSTKIAQYHLHKANPKKLQFEVYDLKEYRIKNVEKAATPHSHSYYQIIWFFNKGGTHTVDFKTYDINENTILFISKDQIHYFDDNLDVPGWLIHFNESFFMHTDVDIFLKYNIFKAQQSPCYAMDFEATETAKNHMALILNELDKRSRFGFEDIVRFLLKCLLINLERAHLEDLNGKLEFTSPYELQFFKFKELIEENYKNGFSVSNYANLLHISSKTLTTITKTIANKPPSQIISERVILEAKRLLRFTSLQIGEVAYRVGFDDPSYFIKYFKRHVLESPSRYRQ, from the coding sequence GTGAAGGATAATTCAACAAAAATAGCGCAATACCATCTGCATAAAGCAAATCCAAAAAAACTGCAGTTTGAGGTATATGATCTTAAAGAGTACCGAATCAAAAATGTTGAAAAAGCAGCTACTCCGCATTCACATAGCTATTATCAGATCATATGGTTTTTTAACAAAGGAGGAACACATACGGTAGATTTTAAAACGTATGATATCAATGAAAATACCATTCTATTTATCTCCAAAGATCAAATCCACTATTTTGATGATAATCTAGATGTTCCTGGTTGGCTTATTCATTTTAATGAGAGTTTTTTTATGCATACCGATGTTGACATTTTTTTGAAATACAACATCTTTAAAGCACAGCAAAGTCCATGTTATGCCATGGATTTTGAAGCTACAGAAACGGCTAAAAATCATATGGCTTTGATTTTAAATGAACTTGATAAAAGAAGCCGTTTTGGCTTTGAAGATATTGTTCGGTTTTTACTGAAATGTCTATTAATAAACCTTGAACGTGCTCATCTGGAAGACTTAAACGGGAAATTGGAATTTACCAGTCCTTATGAGCTTCAATTTTTTAAGTTCAAAGAACTTATAGAAGAAAATTATAAGAATGGTTTTTCAGTAAGTAATTATGCCAATTTACTTCATATTTCTTCTAAAACATTGACCACAATTACCAAGACCATTGCAAATAAACCCCCATCTCAAATCATATCAGAACGAGTAATTTTAGAGGCAAAGCGGTTACTAAGATTTACTTCCTTACAAATAGGAGAAGTGGCGTATCGCGTTGGCTTTGATGATCCTTCGTACTTTATAAAATATTTTAAAAGACACGTTTTAGAATCTCCTAGTAGATATAGACAATAG
- a CDS encoding NAD(P)/FAD-dependent oxidoreductase: MKTIHSKYIIVGAGLSGLTTAYSLIKNGEKDFIILEARDRIGGRIHTKDGIDLGATWFQDHHVNLAKLLDALSVSRFEQYSKGKSVLVYNTMAPAHYFESQHNGPSAYRIVGGSIAIINKLASVLDGKIHLNSIVTNISEDQDVLTLTTEDKTYSAEKVIITIPPKLASGIDFSPELPENLLQTMKSTHTWMSNAIKIGMLFNKPFWKENDFSGTVIGQVGPVIELYDHCNHQENTFALMGFVNEGLRDTRPEVRKERILSYLEKYLGEEVKNHIAYFEKDWSKDRRTSCENLKSVYMSPQYGHGLYNQWHCNGKLLLSGTETSPVYGGYLDGAVHSGLNTANKLLHKELV, from the coding sequence TTGAAAACAATACATTCAAAATATATCATTGTAGGAGCTGGGTTATCTGGTTTGACCACAGCTTATTCACTAATTAAAAATGGTGAGAAGGATTTTATCATTTTAGAGGCAAGAGATAGAATTGGAGGTAGAATCCACACCAAAGATGGTATCGATTTGGGAGCAACCTGGTTTCAAGACCACCACGTCAATTTAGCTAAACTGCTAGATGCTTTATCCGTTAGCAGGTTTGAACAGTATAGTAAGGGTAAAAGTGTACTGGTGTACAATACCATGGCTCCCGCGCACTATTTTGAAAGTCAACATAATGGACCATCGGCATATCGAATTGTTGGTGGTTCCATTGCTATCATCAACAAGCTTGCTAGCGTATTAGACGGTAAAATTCATCTCAATTCAATAGTTACTAATATTAGTGAAGACCAAGATGTTCTTACCTTAACAACTGAGGATAAAACATATTCTGCAGAGAAAGTTATCATTACCATACCACCCAAACTGGCATCAGGAATCGATTTTAGCCCAGAGTTACCAGAGAATCTGCTTCAAACAATGAAATCTACCCATACCTGGATGAGCAATGCCATTAAAATAGGTATGTTGTTCAACAAACCATTTTGGAAAGAAAATGACTTTTCAGGCACCGTTATAGGGCAAGTAGGGCCCGTTATAGAATTGTATGATCATTGTAACCATCAGGAGAATACCTTTGCGCTCATGGGTTTTGTAAATGAAGGATTAAGGGATACTAGGCCGGAAGTAAGAAAAGAAAGAATTTTAAGTTATCTGGAAAAATATTTGGGCGAAGAGGTTAAAAACCATATAGCGTATTTTGAAAAGGACTGGTCAAAAGACCGACGAACATCTTGTGAAAACTTAAAGTCCGTATATATGAGTCCCCAATATGGGCATGGGCTCTATAACCAATGGCATTGCAATGGAAAATTGTTACTCTCTGGTACTGAAACATCTCCTGTGTATGGCGGCTACTTAGATGGTGCCGTCCATAGTGGATTAAACACGGCTAATAAATTATTACACAAAGAATTGGTTTAA